The proteins below are encoded in one region of Aquisphaera giovannonii:
- a CDS encoding acyl carrier protein: MNAVQTEAEILDDLRGIFRDALGVDPVAPIEPSTRFFADLGLASIDAVVLGEAIQAHLGRPLPFDAFLAELGRREQRDLLIAELVAFLRDHS, encoded by the coding sequence ATGAACGCGGTCCAGACCGAAGCCGAGATCCTGGACGACCTGCGGGGGATCTTCCGCGACGCCCTGGGCGTGGACCCCGTGGCGCCGATCGAGCCCTCGACCCGGTTCTTCGCCGACCTCGGCCTGGCGTCGATCGACGCGGTGGTCCTCGGCGAGGCGATCCAGGCGCACCTCGGGCGGCCCTTGCCGTTCGACGCCTTCCTCGCGGAGCTCGGCCGCCGCGAGCAACGCGACCTGCTGATCGCCGAACTCGTCGCCTTCCTCCGCGACCACTCGTGA
- a CDS encoding alpha/beta fold hydrolase — MPRIATGNITLHVQQSGSGPDAILIHGLTGDLSIWFLSRTFAALAETHRVTAYDLRGHGYSDAPAEGYTSLDHARDLLALMDAQGIDRARLVGHSFGAVIAVHAAVLAPDRVEAIVLSDPYFPTLRHLEDVSRWGHWQNFRKEAEDAGVTLSSDTWYDLTTFFDQVKGLDDERLLKFRQAVGLPGLKRVMRLAMTTCGRDSKLDAGLTEAQIASVSRPCLALYGEHSPFLSTADYLAANLPDCRGRLIPGAQHRAPEENAEGFVVAVREFLESLPNPRHPSPAQGVEVFS; from the coding sequence ATGCCACGAATCGCGACCGGCAACATCACCCTCCACGTGCAGCAGTCGGGCTCCGGCCCCGACGCGATCCTGATCCACGGGCTGACCGGCGACCTGTCCATCTGGTTCCTCTCGCGGACGTTCGCGGCGCTCGCGGAGACGCACCGGGTGACGGCCTATGACCTGCGCGGCCACGGCTACAGCGACGCCCCGGCGGAGGGGTACACTTCGCTCGACCACGCCCGCGACCTGCTCGCCCTCATGGACGCGCAAGGGATCGATCGGGCGCGGCTCGTCGGCCACAGCTTCGGCGCCGTGATCGCCGTGCACGCGGCGGTCCTCGCCCCGGATCGGGTCGAGGCGATCGTCCTGTCCGACCCCTACTTCCCCACCCTCCGGCACCTGGAGGACGTGAGCCGATGGGGCCACTGGCAGAATTTTCGCAAGGAGGCCGAGGACGCGGGCGTGACCCTGTCCTCGGACACGTGGTACGACCTCACGACGTTCTTCGACCAGGTGAAGGGCCTGGACGACGAGCGGCTCCTGAAGTTCCGCCAGGCGGTCGGCCTGCCGGGGCTCAAGCGCGTGATGCGGCTGGCGATGACGACCTGCGGGCGCGACTCCAAGCTCGACGCCGGGCTCACGGAGGCCCAGATCGCGTCCGTCTCGCGGCCTTGCCTGGCGCTCTACGGCGAGCATTCGCCCTTCCTCTCGACGGCCGATTACCTGGCGGCGAACCTCCCGGACTGCCGCGGCCGGCTCATCCCCGGCGCGCAACATCGGGCGCCCGAGGAGAACGCCGAGGGCTTCGTCGTCGCCGTCCGCGAGTTCCTGGAATCCCTGCCGAATCCGCGTCACCCGTCGCCGGCCCAAGGTGTTGAGGTGTTCTCATGA
- a CDS encoding SDR family NAD(P)-dependent oxidoreductase, which produces MSERTMVLITGAANGIGRATALELARRGARLGLVDIDAAGLESVADELKRLGVPSASRVVDVTERERLREAVAGIEAELAPVDVLVACAGYGTLTLVPELEIDNLKRTFDVNLFGVAESIEAVLPGMLARGRGHLVGVASMAGYRGFPWMISYSASKAALIAYLEALRPGLAKRGISVTTVCPGFVRTAMSTNVPYKHKVKMIEPEEAARHLARAVLRRPRNCVFPFSMRMSLAVLRLMPDRVFDWAMRQAGPRALFVDF; this is translated from the coding sequence ATGAGCGAGCGTACGATGGTCCTGATCACCGGCGCGGCCAACGGCATCGGCCGCGCCACGGCGCTGGAGCTGGCACGCCGCGGGGCACGCCTCGGCCTCGTCGACATCGACGCGGCCGGGCTGGAGTCCGTCGCGGACGAGCTGAAGAGGCTGGGCGTCCCGTCGGCATCCCGGGTCGTGGACGTGACCGAGCGGGAGCGGCTGCGGGAGGCCGTGGCGGGCATCGAGGCGGAGCTCGCCCCCGTCGACGTCCTCGTCGCGTGTGCGGGGTACGGGACCCTGACGCTCGTGCCGGAGCTCGAGATCGACAACCTCAAGCGCACGTTCGACGTCAACCTGTTCGGCGTGGCGGAGTCGATCGAGGCGGTGCTGCCCGGGATGCTCGCCCGCGGGCGGGGGCACCTCGTCGGCGTGGCCAGCATGGCCGGCTACCGCGGGTTCCCCTGGATGATCTCCTACTCCGCCTCCAAGGCGGCGCTCATCGCCTACCTCGAGGCCCTGCGGCCGGGGCTGGCGAAGCGGGGGATCAGCGTGACGACGGTCTGCCCCGGCTTCGTCCGGACGGCGATGAGCACGAACGTCCCATACAAGCACAAGGTGAAGATGATCGAGCCGGAGGAGGCCGCGCGGCACCTGGCCCGCGCCGTCCTGCGTCGGCCGCGGAACTGCGTCTTCCCGTTCTCGATGCGGATGAGCCTCGCCGTCCTCCGGCTGATGCCCGACCGCGTCTTCGACTGGGCGATGCGCCAGGCCGGCCCGCGGGCCCTCTTCGTGGACTTCTGA
- a CDS encoding class I SAM-dependent methyltransferase, whose product MSPGLADIAEPTAADLAACIGCGSPPGERGLCAGCGRVYETRDGILDAIGELAGRNRVAADFYDGPGWVRFRKWEKLFLAFQGGARRSRMQILRHLSGLGDAPARVLEVGIGDGENLRFLPGSWAVYGVDIARTQLVACRGRYPAMDGRLAWAEAEHLPFPDGTFDACYSVGGFNYFGDHAAAVREMRRVTREGGPVVVADEVPGLQRAGIGHLIGRPSIDKAWLRGLGLDAAFVDMVVDLEVDPPALAAEVLPDAARVPIWNRLGYCLIHPAPGRPSGASGRHP is encoded by the coding sequence ATGTCACCGGGCCTTGCCGACATCGCGGAGCCGACGGCCGCCGATCTGGCCGCCTGCATCGGCTGCGGCTCGCCGCCGGGCGAGCGGGGTCTTTGCGCCGGATGCGGCCGCGTGTACGAGACGCGCGACGGCATCCTCGACGCGATCGGCGAGCTGGCCGGCCGCAACCGGGTCGCGGCGGACTTCTACGACGGCCCGGGGTGGGTCCGCTTCCGGAAGTGGGAGAAGCTGTTCCTCGCGTTCCAGGGCGGGGCGAGGCGGTCGCGGATGCAGATCCTGCGGCACCTGTCGGGCCTCGGTGATGCCCCGGCGAGGGTCCTCGAGGTGGGCATCGGCGACGGCGAGAACCTCCGCTTCCTGCCCGGGTCGTGGGCGGTGTACGGGGTGGACATCGCGCGGACGCAGCTCGTCGCCTGCCGCGGCCGATATCCCGCGATGGACGGCCGCCTCGCGTGGGCGGAGGCGGAGCACCTCCCCTTCCCCGACGGCACGTTCGACGCCTGCTACTCGGTGGGCGGCTTCAACTACTTCGGCGACCACGCCGCCGCGGTCCGCGAGATGCGCCGGGTCACGCGTGAGGGCGGCCCGGTGGTCGTCGCGGACGAGGTCCCCGGCCTCCAGCGCGCGGGGATCGGCCACCTCATCGGCCGGCCCTCGATCGACAAGGCCTGGCTCCGTGGGCTCGGCCTGGATGCCGCGTTCGTGGACATGGTCGTGGACCTGGAGGTGGACCCGCCGGCCCTCGCGGCGGAGGTGCTGCCGGACGCCGCGCGCGTGCCCATCTGGAATCGGCTGGGCTACTGTCTCATCCATCCCGCGCCCGGACGCCCCTCGGGAGCGTCGGGGCGCCATCCGTGA
- a CDS encoding methyltransferase domain-containing protein, producing MSTIPEELAATSPWDHDLDLLRCPRCAAGLAPDSEASLGCAGCGERYPIRDGILIVKGQSDENNRVAQEFYDSPLWPKFRFWEKFTWWCNGGERRARNQVLKHLPQQPGLNLLDVAVGDGVYLPWMPADWNVTGIDVTWSQLEACRRREVAPAVRLIQGEAESLPFPDGAFDAVLSIGAFNYFNDPEGSLREMVRVSRPGATIVISDEMPNLTDRMLGHKIGLPGLDNWIISRMMHLGDAFTEMVERYRKLDIRGIAAKVLPGMEYHEVWRGVGYVLVGRVPR from the coding sequence ATGAGCACGATTCCCGAGGAGCTGGCCGCGACTTCCCCCTGGGACCATGACCTGGACCTCCTCCGCTGCCCGAGGTGCGCGGCGGGCCTGGCCCCGGACTCCGAGGCCTCGCTCGGGTGCGCCGGGTGCGGCGAGAGGTACCCGATCCGGGACGGCATCCTGATCGTGAAGGGGCAGTCGGACGAGAACAACCGCGTCGCCCAGGAATTCTACGACAGCCCGCTCTGGCCCAAGTTCCGCTTCTGGGAGAAGTTCACCTGGTGGTGCAACGGCGGCGAGAGGCGGGCGCGCAACCAGGTCCTCAAGCACCTGCCGCAGCAGCCCGGCTTGAACCTGCTGGACGTGGCCGTCGGCGACGGCGTGTATCTCCCGTGGATGCCCGCGGACTGGAACGTCACGGGGATCGACGTCACCTGGTCGCAGCTCGAGGCCTGCCGCCGGCGCGAGGTCGCGCCGGCCGTCCGGCTGATCCAGGGCGAGGCCGAGTCGCTCCCGTTCCCCGACGGGGCGTTCGACGCGGTGCTCAGCATCGGCGCGTTCAACTACTTCAACGACCCCGAGGGCTCGCTCCGCGAGATGGTGCGGGTCTCCCGCCCCGGCGCGACGATCGTCATCTCCGACGAGATGCCCAACCTGACCGACCGTATGCTCGGCCACAAGATCGGGCTGCCCGGCCTGGACAACTGGATCATCTCCCGGATGATGCACCTGGGCGACGCCTTCACCGAGATGGTCGAGCGCTACCGCAAGCTGGACATCCGGGGCATCGCCGCGAAGGTCCTGCCCGGCATGGAGTATCACGAGGTCTGGCGGGGCGTCGGCTACGTGCTCGTCGGGCGCGTGCCGAGGTAA
- a CDS encoding ABC transporter permease, whose protein sequence is MRFITLMARNLFRRRTRTLLTAVGLALAIATVLDLVGIAWNFERAFLTLFVGKGIDLVVVRAGTSNQLSSALDQGLADRIRSLDGVKEVAASLLDTVGFEQAQIASAIVNGWEPDSLLFRGSHLLEGRSFHPGETNVTLLGRVLALNLGKKAGDPLDVAGEPFRVIGVFESDSAFESGALIMPLATLQKLMGREGQVTGIVVEAKSSEKASIEALRKSIESEIPGVAATPARDYVERDVQIRLVKVMAWATTVLSLVLGAVGMLNTMIMAVFERTREIGVLRALGWRRTRVLRLILGESIILGLVGAALGMVLAILGLRVLMLAPTAQGFVDPRLPAPVLAFGLVMGLALSVLGGLYPALRAASLDPSEALRHE, encoded by the coding sequence ATGCGCTTCATCACCCTGATGGCCCGCAACCTGTTCCGGCGACGGACGCGGACGCTGCTGACGGCCGTCGGCCTGGCGCTGGCGATCGCGACGGTGCTGGACCTGGTCGGGATCGCCTGGAACTTCGAACGGGCGTTCCTGACGCTCTTCGTGGGCAAGGGCATCGACCTGGTCGTGGTCCGGGCCGGGACGAGCAACCAGCTCTCCAGCGCCCTCGACCAGGGGCTGGCCGACCGCATCCGGTCGCTGGACGGGGTGAAGGAAGTCGCCGCGTCGCTGCTGGACACCGTCGGGTTCGAGCAGGCCCAGATCGCCTCGGCGATCGTCAACGGCTGGGAGCCGGACAGCCTGTTGTTCCGGGGCTCGCACCTGCTGGAAGGCCGGTCGTTCCATCCCGGGGAGACGAACGTGACGCTCCTGGGCCGCGTGCTGGCCCTGAACCTGGGCAAGAAGGCGGGCGACCCGCTGGACGTGGCCGGCGAGCCGTTCCGGGTGATCGGCGTCTTCGAGAGCGACTCCGCGTTCGAGAGCGGCGCCCTGATCATGCCGCTGGCCACCCTCCAGAAGCTGATGGGCCGCGAGGGGCAGGTCACGGGCATCGTCGTGGAGGCGAAGTCCTCCGAGAAGGCTTCGATCGAGGCGCTCCGCAAGTCCATCGAGTCGGAGATCCCGGGCGTCGCGGCGACGCCCGCGCGCGATTACGTCGAGCGCGACGTGCAGATCCGGCTGGTGAAGGTGATGGCCTGGGCGACGACCGTGCTGTCGCTCGTGCTGGGCGCGGTCGGGATGCTCAACACCATGATCATGGCCGTCTTCGAGAGGACGCGGGAGATCGGGGTTTTGAGGGCGCTAGGCTGGCGGCGGACGCGGGTCCTCCGGCTGATCCTGGGCGAGTCGATCATCCTCGGCCTCGTCGGCGCGGCGCTCGGCATGGTGCTGGCGATCCTCGGCCTCCGCGTGCTGATGCTCGCCCCGACCGCACAGGGTTTCGTCGACCCCAGGTTGCCGGCGCCCGTCCTGGCGTTCGGCCTGGTGATGGGCCTGGCCCTGAGCGTCCTGGGCGGGCTCTACCCGGCCCTCCGCGCCGCGTCGCTGGACCCGAGCGAGGCCCTCCGCCATGAGTGA
- a CDS encoding ABC transporter ATP-binding protein produces the protein MSDREDSSEPLLRGEALSRTYPDGEVHALRGVSLEIRRNESIAIVGPSGCGKSTLLHLLGGLDRPTSGEVYYKGNPLSRLDRDRYRALEIGFVFQSFHILGTLNAVENVQIPMFETGLSPRRRVERAESLIEQVGLAHRRKARPMHLSVGERQRVAIARALANEPSVLLADEPTGNLDSRSQSEVLQLLEDLRHRQGLTLVLITHSSEVAAAAGRVIRMRDGQVVEAGPA, from the coding sequence ATGAGTGATCGCGAGGATTCCTCGGAGCCTCTGCTCCGCGGCGAGGCCCTCTCCCGCACCTACCCCGACGGCGAGGTCCACGCCCTGCGGGGCGTCTCGCTGGAGATCCGGCGCAACGAGTCGATCGCGATCGTCGGCCCGAGCGGCTGCGGCAAGAGCACGCTGCTGCACCTCCTCGGCGGGCTCGACCGCCCGACATCCGGCGAGGTCTACTACAAGGGCAATCCGCTGTCTCGCCTGGACCGCGACCGCTACCGCGCCCTCGAGATCGGCTTCGTCTTCCAGTCGTTCCACATCCTGGGGACGCTGAACGCGGTCGAGAACGTCCAGATCCCGATGTTCGAGACGGGCCTCTCGCCCCGCCGGCGGGTCGAGCGCGCGGAGTCGCTCATCGAGCAGGTCGGCCTGGCCCACCGCCGGAAGGCCCGCCCCATGCACCTCTCGGTGGGCGAGCGCCAGCGCGTGGCCATCGCGCGGGCCCTGGCCAACGAGCCGTCGGTCCTGCTGGCGGACGAGCCCACCGGGAACCTGGACAGCCGCAGCCAGTCCGAGGTCCTCCAGCTCCTGGAGGACCTTCGCCATCGCCAGGGCCTGACCCTCGTCCTGATCACGCACAGCAGCGAGGTCGCCGCCGCCGCGGGGCGGGTCATCCGCATGCGGGATGGGCAGGTCGTCGAGGCCGGGCCGGCGTGA
- a CDS encoding PAS domain-containing hybrid sensor histidine kinase/response regulator: MSRADDGPQAPSTSEDRYRLLVEGTGDYALFLLDAAGRVETWNAGAERISGYPAAEIVGRHVACLFSPEDVADGLPGRRLESAVADGRVEFEGWQFRKDGSRYWAHAIVTVLIDGAGRPSGFAVICRDLSGGMQSEEVLRSVLDNVVDGIITIDEMGIVQSFNPAAEKIFGYWAAEVLGRNVSMLMPEPHRSEHDGYIENFRRTGRARIIGIGREVTGRRNDGSTFPMELAVGEFRLNGRRFFTGIVRDITERKRLEHEVRRRVSELAESDRRKDEFLAMLAHELRNPLAAISSAMQLTGRFADEEESEWSMDVINRQVRHLSRLIDDLLDVSRITRGKIELRKEVVDVAPIVAGAVEATRPLLDERQHQVTVAADPGQMWLEADPTRLEQILSNLLNNAAKYTDNGGRIWVTASLEGPDVVLRVRDTGMGIPPEKLPQMFELFAQGDRTLARSEGGLGIGLTLVRALTELHGGSVTAASDGPGKGTEFAIRLPAADRPGGHSERVRPSRARRAPSRVLIVDDNVDLARSLARLLTLLGHEVRMAYDGEAGLEEARSFRPDVVLLDIGLPRMDGYQVARLLREEDCGRDARIIAITGYGHDEDRRRSREAGIDYHLVKPIDYRSLMPLLESAA, translated from the coding sequence ATGTCCCGAGCCGACGATGGGCCGCAGGCTCCGAGCACGAGCGAGGACCGATATCGGCTGCTGGTGGAGGGCACCGGGGACTATGCCCTGTTCCTGCTCGACGCGGCCGGGCGCGTGGAGACGTGGAATGCCGGGGCGGAACGGATCTCCGGCTACCCGGCCGCCGAGATCGTCGGCCGGCACGTCGCCTGCCTGTTCTCGCCGGAGGACGTCGCCGACGGGCTGCCGGGCCGCCGGCTCGAGTCCGCGGTCGCCGACGGCCGGGTCGAATTCGAAGGCTGGCAGTTCCGCAAGGACGGCTCGCGCTACTGGGCGCACGCCATCGTGACGGTCCTGATCGACGGGGCCGGCAGGCCGAGCGGCTTCGCGGTGATCTGCCGCGACCTGTCCGGGGGCATGCAGTCCGAGGAGGTCCTGCGGTCGGTGCTGGACAATGTGGTCGACGGGATCATCACCATCGACGAGATGGGCATAGTCCAGTCCTTCAACCCCGCCGCCGAGAAGATCTTCGGCTACTGGGCGGCGGAGGTCCTGGGGCGGAACGTGAGCATGCTGATGCCCGAGCCGCACCGGAGCGAGCACGACGGGTACATCGAGAATTTCCGGCGCACGGGGCGTGCCCGGATCATCGGCATCGGCCGCGAGGTGACCGGGCGTCGGAACGACGGCTCGACCTTCCCGATGGAGCTGGCCGTCGGCGAATTCCGGCTCAACGGCCGCCGCTTCTTCACCGGCATCGTCCGCGACATCACCGAGCGGAAGCGGCTCGAGCATGAGGTCCGCAGGCGCGTCTCCGAGCTGGCCGAGTCGGACCGCCGCAAGGACGAGTTCCTGGCGATGCTGGCCCACGAGCTCCGCAACCCCCTCGCCGCCATCAGCAGCGCGATGCAGCTCACGGGCCGCTTCGCGGATGAGGAGGAGAGCGAGTGGAGCATGGACGTGATCAACCGGCAGGTCAGGCACCTGTCCCGGCTCATCGACGACCTCCTCGACGTCTCCCGCATCACCCGCGGCAAGATCGAGCTGAGGAAGGAGGTCGTCGACGTCGCCCCGATCGTCGCGGGCGCCGTCGAGGCGACGCGCCCCCTCCTCGACGAGCGGCAGCATCAGGTGACGGTGGCCGCGGACCCGGGGCAGATGTGGCTGGAGGCCGACCCGACGCGACTCGAGCAGATCCTCTCCAACCTCCTGAACAACGCCGCCAAGTACACCGACAACGGGGGGCGGATCTGGGTCACCGCGAGCCTGGAGGGCCCCGACGTCGTGCTCCGGGTCCGCGACACGGGGATGGGCATCCCGCCCGAGAAGCTGCCGCAGATGTTCGAGCTGTTCGCCCAGGGCGACCGGACGCTCGCCCGCTCGGAGGGCGGCCTGGGGATCGGCCTCACCCTCGTCCGCGCCCTCACCGAGCTGCACGGCGGGAGCGTGACGGCGGCGAGCGACGGCCCTGGGAAGGGGACCGAGTTCGCGATCCGGCTGCCCGCCGCCGACCGGCCCGGCGGCCACAGCGAACGCGTGAGGCCATCCCGGGCCAGGAGGGCGCCCTCGCGGGTCCTGATCGTGGATGACAACGTGGACCTGGCCCGCTCCCTGGCCAGGCTGCTGACGCTGCTGGGGCACGAGGTCCGCATGGCCTACGACGGCGAGGCCGGGCTGGAGGAGGCCCGCTCGTTCCGGCCGGACGTCGTGCTGCTGGACATCGGCCTGCCGAGGATGGACGGCTACCAGGTCGCCCGGCTCCTCCGAGAGGAGGACTGCGGCCGCGACGCCCGCATCATCGCCATCACCGGCTACGGCCACGACGAGGACCGCCGACGCTCGCGCGAGGCCGGGATCGACTACCACCTCGTCAAGCCCATCGACTACCGGTCCCTGATGCCGCTCCTCGAGAGCGCGGCCTGA
- a CDS encoding family 43 glycosylhydrolase, whose protein sequence is MLPWLAVPLLAIAGPFAGPTRGQGTPPAEAAGGWAKSPGNPVLGGDLGTCFDVCLLKEGDTFRMWFSWRPRKSVALVESKDGVNWSAPTIVLGPNPETGWEDDINRPVVIKHEGLYRMWYTGQARGKSWIGYATSGDGKAWKREGTRPALSADQPWEKVAVMCPHVLFDDRAGLYRMWYSGGEQHEPDAIGQATSKDGLTWAKHEGNPVFRPDPGLAWEKNRVTACQVIRRDEGYLMFYIGFRDVEHAQVGVARSKDGLNEWKRHPANPILRPGAGRWDADAVYKPFAILDGGRWLLWYNGRRGGVEQIGLAIHEGEDLVF, encoded by the coding sequence ATGTTGCCGTGGCTGGCCGTTCCCCTCCTGGCGATCGCGGGCCCTTTCGCGGGCCCGACGAGGGGACAAGGGACGCCCCCCGCCGAGGCGGCCGGCGGTTGGGCGAAGTCGCCGGGGAATCCGGTGCTAGGCGGCGACCTCGGGACGTGCTTCGACGTCTGCCTGCTCAAGGAGGGCGACACCTTCCGGATGTGGTTCTCGTGGAGGCCGAGGAAGAGCGTCGCCCTGGTCGAGAGCAAGGACGGAGTCAACTGGTCGGCGCCGACCATCGTCCTGGGCCCCAATCCGGAGACGGGCTGGGAGGACGACATCAACCGGCCGGTCGTCATCAAGCACGAGGGCCTCTACCGGATGTGGTACACCGGCCAGGCGCGGGGGAAGTCGTGGATCGGGTACGCGACGAGCGGGGACGGCAAGGCCTGGAAGCGCGAGGGCACGAGGCCGGCCCTCTCCGCGGACCAACCCTGGGAGAAGGTCGCGGTGATGTGCCCGCACGTCCTGTTCGATGATCGGGCCGGGCTCTACCGGATGTGGTACTCCGGCGGGGAGCAGCACGAGCCGGACGCCATCGGCCAAGCGACGAGCAAGGACGGCCTGACCTGGGCCAAGCACGAGGGCAATCCCGTCTTCCGGCCCGATCCGGGCCTCGCCTGGGAGAAGAACCGGGTGACGGCCTGCCAGGTCATCCGCCGCGACGAGGGCTATCTCATGTTCTACATCGGCTTCCGCGACGTGGAGCATGCCCAGGTCGGCGTCGCCCGATCGAAGGATGGACTCAACGAATGGAAGCGTCACCCCGCCAACCCGATCCTCCGCCCGGGCGCGGGGCGCTGGGACGCCGACGCCGTCTACAAGCCGTTCGCGATCCTCGACGGCGGCCGCTGGCTCCTCTGGTACAACGGCCGCCGCGGCGGCGTCGAGCAGATCGGGCTGGCCATCCACGAGGGGGAGGACCTGGTGTTCTGA
- a CDS encoding outer membrane protein assembly factor BamB family protein: protein MIMRRVTWARRSGIAAIAIAWCGVAGARGLAADDPAGGPAVFLSRGGPERAGAVSGSRPPEHPAVRWTRPLESSPGEPLLAEGTIYVGDFAGDVSKIRGEDGQILGIYRGGSQVFRAPAIRGSLIFVGSSRGLTAISRRMMDTRWRNAEVGDVTGSSPLVVGDRVVVAGTNGIVSAIDFDGRRIWQHDIAADAPPSPPGFDAERARGGNGVARPGTPASDGTSVFVPVFDQSRIVAIDLKLGGRRWSYQAKGWIFGEPTVAGDRLFFGSQDDRLYCLDRRRKTPRWTFPVKSRIEAGAAFRDGSVFFASCDGRVYRVDAETGEAVWTYQTPRTEGASAAIYSSPVCTEDSVFFGSFDGHLYRLNIRDGTLRWRIRALEGSEIMGSPLVDGKSIYVTVRKGIAGGGRDAVVAIGEDGPAPRDEAPAGPGR from the coding sequence ATGATCATGCGTCGCGTGACGTGGGCTCGGCGGTCCGGGATTGCGGCGATCGCGATCGCCTGGTGTGGCGTTGCGGGGGCGCGGGGCCTCGCGGCGGATGATCCGGCCGGGGGGCCGGCCGTCTTCCTCTCGCGGGGCGGGCCGGAGCGGGCCGGCGCGGTCTCGGGGAGCCGGCCGCCGGAGCACCCGGCCGTGCGATGGACGAGGCCCCTGGAGAGCTCTCCCGGCGAGCCGCTGCTCGCGGAGGGGACCATCTACGTCGGCGACTTCGCGGGGGACGTCTCCAAGATCCGGGGCGAGGATGGCCAGATCCTCGGGATCTATCGCGGCGGCTCCCAGGTCTTCAGGGCCCCGGCGATCCGCGGCTCCCTGATCTTCGTCGGCTCGAGTCGGGGGCTCACCGCGATATCGCGGAGGATGATGGACACGCGCTGGCGGAATGCTGAGGTCGGCGACGTGACCGGGTCGTCGCCGCTCGTGGTCGGCGACCGGGTCGTCGTGGCCGGGACGAACGGGATCGTGTCGGCGATCGATTTCGACGGCAGGCGCATCTGGCAGCACGACATCGCGGCGGATGCGCCGCCGTCGCCGCCGGGCTTCGACGCCGAGCGGGCACGTGGGGGCAACGGGGTGGCCCGGCCGGGGACGCCGGCCAGCGACGGCACGTCGGTCTTCGTGCCGGTCTTCGACCAGTCGCGGATCGTCGCGATCGACCTCAAGCTCGGCGGCCGCCGGTGGTCGTACCAGGCGAAGGGGTGGATCTTCGGCGAGCCGACCGTGGCCGGCGACCGGCTCTTCTTCGGCAGCCAGGACGACCGCCTGTATTGCCTCGACCGGCGGAGGAAGACCCCCCGCTGGACGTTCCCGGTGAAATCCCGGATCGAGGCGGGTGCCGCGTTCCGGGACGGCTCGGTCTTCTTCGCCTCGTGCGACGGCCGCGTCTACCGGGTGGATGCCGAGACCGGGGAGGCGGTCTGGACCTACCAGACGCCCCGTACCGAGGGCGCATCCGCCGCGATCTACTCCTCGCCCGTCTGCACCGAGGACTCGGTCTTCTTCGGCTCCTTCGACGGACACCTCTACCGCCTCAATATCCGCGACGGGACGCTCCGGTGGCGGATCCGGGCGTTGGAGGGCTCCGAGATCATGGGTTCGCCGCTCGTCGACGGCAAGAGCATCTACGTCACCGTCCGCAAGGGCATCGCGGGCGGCGGCCGGGACGCGGTCGTCGCCATCGGCGAGGACGGGCCCGCGCCCCGCGACGAGGCTCCCGCAGGCCCGGGCCGATGA